A genome region from Aurantiacibacter sp. MUD61 includes the following:
- a CDS encoding homoserine dehydrogenase, which yields MAESLRIALAGLGTVGAGVIRLLDENGALIARRAGRPIEIVAVSARDRAKDRGVDLSAYAWEDDMTAFAARDDVDVVVELVGGSDGPALALARKALENGKGLVTANKAMVAHHGLELAELAEQSGAALRYEAAVAGGIPAIKGLGEGAAANRIERIYGILNGTCNYILSEMESTGRDFADVLSEAQSLGYAEADPTFDIEGVDAAHKLSILAALGFGTRLDFASVDTSGISRIRAADIAQADALGYVIRLIGLADVSGSEESRQLFQRVAPYLVAKDHPLAGVSGPTNAVVGEGNFSGRLLFEGAGAGDGPTASAVVADLIDMARGNTPPPFSIPVSALEESAPADPGHRRNRAYIRMVVADRPGVLAEITAAMRDAEVSIESFIQHGQPDGDDVPVLIGMVTHESPEAAVSKALALLDGSPSLVEEPLVMRLLG from the coding sequence ATGGCAGAGAGTTTGCGTATCGCTTTGGCGGGGCTTGGCACCGTGGGTGCTGGCGTCATCCGGCTGCTTGATGAAAACGGCGCGCTGATTGCCCGTCGTGCAGGGCGCCCGATCGAGATCGTCGCCGTGTCCGCACGAGACCGTGCCAAGGATCGCGGGGTCGATCTGTCCGCTTACGCCTGGGAAGACGATATGACCGCATTTGCTGCGCGCGATGATGTCGATGTCGTGGTGGAACTGGTTGGCGGATCTGATGGACCGGCTCTCGCTCTGGCGCGCAAGGCGCTGGAGAACGGAAAGGGCCTCGTCACCGCGAACAAGGCAATGGTCGCACATCACGGGTTGGAGTTGGCGGAACTTGCCGAGCAAAGCGGCGCTGCACTGCGCTATGAAGCAGCCGTTGCTGGCGGCATTCCGGCCATCAAGGGCCTTGGCGAAGGCGCGGCTGCCAATCGGATCGAGCGCATCTATGGTATTCTCAACGGCACCTGCAATTACATCCTTTCGGAAATGGAGAGTACGGGCCGGGACTTCGCCGACGTGCTCTCGGAAGCGCAGTCGCTGGGCTACGCCGAGGCAGATCCCACATTCGATATCGAAGGCGTGGACGCCGCGCACAAGCTCTCGATCCTCGCTGCACTCGGATTTGGCACACGGCTGGATTTCGCTTCGGTCGATACCAGCGGTATCAGCCGCATTCGCGCCGCCGATATCGCGCAGGCCGATGCGCTGGGCTACGTCATTCGCCTGATAGGCCTTGCGGATGTGTCGGGCAGCGAGGAATCGCGCCAGCTGTTCCAGCGCGTAGCTCCCTATCTGGTGGCCAAGGATCATCCGCTGGCAGGCGTGTCCGGCCCGACCAACGCCGTTGTTGGAGAAGGCAATTTCTCGGGTCGACTGCTGTTCGAAGGCGCGGGCGCGGGCGATGGCCCGACTGCGAGCGCGGTCGTGGCAGACCTTATCGACATGGCACGCGGCAACACGCCGCCACCATTTTCCATTCCCGTATCTGCGCTGGAAGAAAGCGCGCCTGCCGATCCGGGGCACCGCCGCAATCGCGCCTACATCCGCATGGTGGTCGCCGATCGCCCGGGGGTTTTGGCAGAAATTACCGCCGCCATGCGCGATGCCGAAGTGTCGATCGAAAGCTTTATCCAGCATGGCCAGCCGGATGGTGACGATGTGCCGGTCCTGATCGGCATGGTGACGCACGAATCGCCCGAAGCTGCGGTGAGCAAGGCGTTGGCTCTGCTCGACGGATCACCCAGCCTCGTTGAAGAGCCGCTGGTAATGCGGCTGCTCGGCTAG
- a CDS encoding energy transducer TonB produces MSGSRIIAIIIVALIHIGMGYALVTGLAYSAFKEAVERVTTVDIEEPPPPPEEEPPPPPPEQEVAPPPPVAPPPPINVAPNPPPVRVQPNIPPPAPISRVVPPPAPPAPAAPPPPPPAPDLSRPAQPEGQARWQRRIIENYPSRALRREIEGTVGVSVTIGADGRVASCRVTRSADPILDEAACDDMRRYARFSPALDRSGNPTSGSWATNIVYQIN; encoded by the coding sequence ATGAGCGGTAGTCGCATCATCGCGATTATTATCGTTGCCCTTATTCACATCGGTATGGGCTATGCGCTTGTTACCGGTCTCGCCTATTCAGCTTTCAAGGAAGCTGTTGAGCGCGTGACCACCGTGGATATTGAGGAACCGCCGCCACCACCTGAGGAAGAACCGCCGCCACCGCCGCCGGAGCAGGAAGTTGCTCCGCCGCCGCCGGTTGCGCCCCCGCCGCCGATCAATGTCGCGCCAAATCCGCCGCCTGTGCGGGTGCAGCCGAACATTCCGCCGCCGGCACCGATCAGCCGTGTTGTGCCGCCGCCGGCTCCGCCTGCTCCTGCTGCACCGCCGCCGCCGCCGCCCGCACCGGATCTTTCGCGTCCGGCTCAGCCGGAAGGCCAGGCACGCTGGCAGCGTCGTATCATCGAAAACTACCCTTCACGCGCCCTGCGCCGTGAGATCGAAGGTACGGTGGGCGTCAGCGTCACGATCGGAGCCGATGGCCGCGTTGCGTCATGTCGCGTGACACGCTCTGCCGATCCGATCCTGGACGAGGCTGCGTGTGATGACATGCGTCGTTATGCTCGCTTCAGTCCGGCATTAGACCGTAGTGGCAACCCGACTTCGGGTAGCTGGGCAACCAACATCGTTTATCAGATCAACTAA
- a CDS encoding ExbD/TolR family protein, with translation MAIKSRLLERRYTAHAQPMSELNITPLIDVLLVLLVMLIISIPIATNSIEVDLPNGRLVGPESPQIALIVTEGGAVLWNGEPVDRPTLEDRLALAATAPDAPVISFEPEANASYNDSVQVINLVDDANITKFAFAGAHQYRTFDAE, from the coding sequence ATGGCTATCAAGTCCCGCCTGTTGGAACGTCGTTACACCGCCCACGCCCAGCCGATGAGCGAGCTCAACATTACCCCGCTGATCGACGTTCTGCTGGTCCTGCTCGTCATGCTGATCATCTCCATCCCCATCGCCACCAACTCGATTGAAGTCGATTTGCCGAATGGTCGTCTGGTCGGACCGGAAAGCCCGCAGATTGCTCTGATCGTGACCGAAGGCGGCGCGGTCCTATGGAATGGCGAACCGGTCGACCGCCCGACTCTCGAGGACCGCCTCGCCCTCGCTGCGACTGCACCCGACGCGCCTGTGATCAGCTTCGAACCAGAAGCCAATGCGAGCTACAATGACAGCGTGCAGGTCATCAATCTGGTTGATGATGCCAACATCACCAAATTCGCCTTCGCCGGAGCGCACCAATACCGCACCTTCGATGCCGAGTAG
- a CDS encoding ligase-associated DNA damage response DEXH box helicase — MTSAGVPPEIESWFAGRGWRVRRHQAEMLAAADSGKHAMLVADTGAGKTLAGFLPTLADFTPSRLDGAKPPEGLHTLYVSPLKALAHDVQRNLITPVEEMELGLRIETRSGDTSSDKKRRQRSKPPHVLLTTPESLSLLLSYDDSFELFKGLKRVVVDEVHAFATQKRGDLLALALTRLQAIAPDMQRAALSATVADPDAFRDWIAPDGDVDSVELVEGESGAEPEVEILLPDEERVPWGGHAATWSIAQLYQRIRDNRTTLVFTNTRFLAEYIFQHLWDANEDNLPIGIHHGSLSKEARRKVEAAMAEGKLRALVCTASLDLGVDWGDIDLVVQMGAPKGSSRLLQRIGRAGHRLDTPSRALLVPGNRFEFLEATAALEAVEEGKRDGEEFRPGGLDVLAQHVMGCACAGPFHEDALLAEVTSCLPYASIDKPTWERVLQFVATGGYALRAYDKFKRITRDKDGVWRLTHPERAYQHRMNAGIIVDAEMLEVRFRNGRSLGKVEERFAASLRPGDTFQFAGVNVEVEQLKDMELIVRASKKSAMIPSYGGLRLPLTTHLADRVRGLLTDRAGWARFPDDVREWLEVQDWRSQLPGPDNLLVESFPHGGKHYTVYYTFTGWNANQSLGMLITSRMEALGMMPGGFVANDYSLAVWSLKPVEDPRPLLSPDILTDEFIDWVQDSHLLRRAFREVAVIGGLVERQHPGKKKSGRQVTFSTDLIYDVLRKYEPDHVLIEAAWADAREKMTDIGRLGDLLDTAAERLEFVELDRVSPLAVPVMVMIGREAVPQGGADDELLLEAETLAGAAMRVDGLPGGLGG, encoded by the coding sequence ATGACCAGCGCGGGCGTCCCTCCCGAAATCGAATCGTGGTTTGCCGGGCGAGGTTGGCGGGTTCGGCGACACCAGGCGGAGATGCTGGCCGCGGCTGACAGCGGCAAACATGCGATGCTCGTCGCCGATACGGGTGCGGGCAAGACGCTTGCAGGCTTCCTGCCGACTCTGGCCGACTTCACGCCGTCACGGCTGGATGGGGCCAAACCGCCGGAAGGGCTGCACACGCTCTACGTCTCACCGCTGAAAGCGCTCGCACACGATGTGCAGCGCAACCTCATCACGCCGGTGGAGGAGATGGAGCTGGGCCTGCGCATCGAAACGCGCAGCGGCGATACCTCGTCCGACAAGAAGCGTCGCCAGCGCAGCAAGCCGCCGCACGTGTTGCTGACCACGCCCGAAAGCCTGTCGCTCCTGCTCAGCTATGATGACAGCTTCGAGCTGTTCAAAGGCTTGAAGCGGGTGGTGGTGGACGAGGTCCATGCCTTTGCGACACAGAAGCGTGGTGACTTGCTGGCACTTGCGCTTACTCGCCTGCAAGCCATCGCGCCCGATATGCAACGCGCGGCGCTCTCTGCCACAGTGGCCGATCCCGATGCCTTTCGCGACTGGATCGCGCCCGATGGGGATGTCGATAGTGTCGAGTTGGTCGAGGGCGAAAGCGGGGCCGAACCCGAAGTCGAAATCCTGCTGCCCGATGAAGAGCGTGTGCCGTGGGGCGGGCATGCTGCGACGTGGTCCATCGCGCAGCTCTACCAGCGCATTCGCGACAATCGCACCACGCTGGTCTTCACCAATACCCGCTTCCTGGCCGAGTACATCTTCCAGCACCTCTGGGATGCGAATGAGGACAATCTACCCATCGGCATCCACCACGGCTCGCTGTCCAAAGAGGCGCGACGCAAGGTGGAAGCGGCGATGGCCGAAGGGAAGTTGCGGGCGCTGGTGTGTACCGCCTCGCTCGATCTTGGTGTCGACTGGGGCGATATCGACCTCGTCGTCCAGATGGGTGCGCCCAAGGGCTCATCGCGCCTGCTCCAGCGCATCGGGCGCGCAGGTCACCGGCTCGACACACCAAGCCGCGCATTGCTGGTGCCGGGTAACCGCTTCGAGTTCCTCGAGGCGACCGCCGCGCTCGAAGCGGTGGAGGAAGGCAAGCGCGATGGCGAGGAGTTCCGCCCCGGCGGTCTCGATGTGCTCGCCCAGCATGTGATGGGCTGCGCCTGCGCCGGGCCATTCCACGAAGATGCGCTGCTCGCCGAAGTGACCAGCTGCCTGCCCTATGCCTCCATCGACAAGCCGACATGGGAGCGCGTTTTGCAGTTCGTCGCCACCGGCGGGTACGCGCTCCGGGCTTACGACAAGTTCAAGCGGATCACGCGCGACAAGGACGGTGTCTGGCGGCTCACCCATCCCGAACGCGCCTATCAGCACCGCATGAATGCGGGCATCATCGTGGATGCGGAGATGCTGGAAGTGCGCTTCCGCAACGGGCGATCGCTCGGCAAGGTGGAGGAACGCTTCGCCGCCTCGCTGAGGCCGGGAGACACTTTCCAGTTCGCCGGGGTGAATGTCGAAGTGGAACAGCTCAAGGATATGGAGCTGATCGTGCGGGCCAGCAAGAAATCGGCGATGATCCCCAGCTATGGCGGGCTGCGCCTGCCGCTCACCACCCATCTGGCGGACCGGGTCCGCGGCCTGCTGACCGATCGCGCGGGCTGGGCGCGCTTTCCCGACGATGTGCGCGAATGGCTGGAAGTGCAGGATTGGCGCAGTCAGTTGCCGGGGCCGGACAATCTACTGGTCGAAAGCTTCCCGCATGGGGGCAAGCACTACACGGTCTACTATACGTTCACCGGGTGGAACGCGAACCAGTCGCTGGGCATGCTGATCACATCGCGCATGGAGGCGCTGGGTATGATGCCGGGCGGCTTTGTGGCGAATGACTACTCGCTCGCGGTGTGGAGCCTGAAGCCGGTGGAAGATCCGCGCCCGCTGCTCTCGCCCGATATCCTGACTGATGAGTTCATCGACTGGGTGCAAGACAGCCACCTCCTGCGCCGCGCCTTCCGCGAAGTTGCCGTGATCGGTGGATTGGTGGAGCGCCAGCATCCCGGCAAGAAGAAGAGCGGGCGGCAGGTCACTTTCAGCACCGACCTCATCTACGACGTGCTGCGCAAATACGAACCCGACCATGTCCTGATCGAAGCCGCCTGGGCCGATGCGCGCGAGAAGATGACCGATATCGGTCGTTTGGGCGACCTGCTCGATACGGCGGCCGAGCGGCTGGAGTTCGTAGAGCTGGACCGCGTCAGCCCGCTCGCCGTGCCGGTAATGGTGATGATCGGTCGCGAGGCTGTGCCTCAAGGCGGGGCGGATGACGAGCTGCTGCTGGAGGCGGAAACGCTGGCTGGCGCGGCAATGCGGGTGGATGGACTGCCGGGGGGATTGGGAGGTTAG
- a CDS encoding ExbD/TolR family protein: protein MAMSGGSDDGSPMMEMNMTPLIDVLLVLLIMFIITIPVATHAINIDLPSPVNNPDTPEVEPIKNKIVLTQDGQILWNDQSISQGELVGNLQESLGFAVEPELQFEPEPLASYELAAEVLSIIKASGVTKFGFVGNERYRQFSAE from the coding sequence ATGGCAATGTCAGGTGGCAGTGATGATGGCTCGCCGATGATGGAAATGAACATGACGCCGTTGATCGACGTCCTGCTCGTTCTTCTCATCATGTTTATCATCACCATCCCCGTGGCGACCCACGCCATCAACATCGACCTGCCGTCTCCGGTCAACAATCCGGACACTCCGGAGGTTGAGCCGATCAAGAACAAGATCGTGCTTACGCAGGACGGCCAGATCCTCTGGAACGACCAGTCGATCAGCCAGGGCGAACTGGTGGGCAACCTCCAGGAATCGCTCGGCTTCGCGGTTGAGCCTGAACTGCAGTTCGAACCTGAGCCCCTCGCCAGCTATGAGCTTGCAGCGGAGGTGCTCTCGATCATCAAGGCATCGGGCGTCACCAAGTTCGGTTTTGTCGGCAACGAGCGGTATCGCCAATTCTCTGCCGAATAA
- a CDS encoding ExbD/TolR family protein, producing MPSRLRRKRWLHLPHDHGEPLRQPRYDVVAGVLFTVTGMLIWTDYPVPTHAVTFDLPSPLPSAYHSEREEMVNRVGLTEAGVTTFNGNPVSLYELWDQLALGMSEPIEPLVVFDPHPDAAYGEAARTLVAIKASGVTKFCFARQEARETFGDGSENRLYVVPQTRNSYARRTIIFPPTDCSDELIQSSHPR from the coding sequence ATGCCGAGTAGGCTCCGGCGCAAGCGCTGGCTCCACCTGCCCCACGATCATGGTGAGCCGCTTAGACAGCCTCGCTATGATGTGGTGGCAGGGGTCCTGTTCACGGTTACGGGCATGCTGATCTGGACGGACTATCCTGTTCCAACGCACGCCGTGACCTTTGATCTCCCATCCCCGTTGCCGTCTGCATATCATTCGGAGCGCGAAGAGATGGTCAATCGTGTCGGCCTCACCGAGGCCGGCGTCACAACCTTCAATGGCAACCCCGTCAGCCTTTACGAACTTTGGGATCAGCTAGCACTCGGCATGTCTGAACCCATCGAACCACTGGTTGTATTCGATCCCCATCCCGATGCTGCTTATGGCGAAGCAGCGCGGACTCTGGTGGCCATCAAGGCTTCCGGCGTGACCAAATTCTGCTTTGCCCGCCAAGAGGCTCGCGAAACCTTTGGGGACGGAAGCGAAAATCGCCTTTATGTCGTGCCCCAAACGCGGAATTCCTATGCTCGCCGCACGATAATCTTCCCGCCGACGGACTGCTCCGACGAACTCATCCAGTCCAGCCATCCGCGCTAA
- a CDS encoding MotA/TolQ/ExbB proton channel family protein, whose translation MLIDFLAAGTADGAPKTDFGFVAAMEEGGPVAWFILGIMIIMSVGSFYILITKYFEQNKVMKEYRSNRAAFWRAGSLKDGATKFEKNSAWRQLVDDGIRAGDESAKMTDSLESHDWLHGTLARSEASINAKLASGLPFLATVGATAPFVGLLGTVIGIYNALIKIGATGSASIDQVAGPVGEALIMTAIGLLVAVPAVFAYNYLQSRNRKIASMLSGFSTDLQANITSNGAVKPTLPTAANKAPAPAKAAPAKAAPATAPKK comes from the coding sequence ATGCTTATCGATTTTCTGGCCGCTGGTACGGCCGATGGGGCCCCAAAGACCGATTTCGGTTTCGTCGCGGCAATGGAAGAGGGTGGCCCTGTCGCCTGGTTCATCCTTGGCATCATGATCATTATGTCGGTCGGCTCGTTCTACATCCTGATCACCAAGTACTTTGAACAGAACAAGGTGATGAAAGAATACCGCTCCAACCGCGCCGCTTTCTGGCGTGCAGGCTCGCTGAAAGACGGCGCCACCAAGTTCGAAAAGAACAGTGCATGGCGCCAGCTGGTCGACGACGGCATCCGTGCCGGCGACGAGTCCGCCAAGATGACCGACAGCCTGGAATCGCACGATTGGCTGCACGGCACGCTCGCTCGTTCGGAAGCTTCGATCAATGCAAAACTTGCTAGCGGTCTACCCTTCCTCGCAACCGTGGGTGCAACCGCTCCCTTCGTCGGTCTGCTCGGTACGGTGATCGGTATTTACAACGCACTGATCAAGATTGGTGCCACCGGTTCGGCTTCGATCGACCAGGTTGCCGGTCCGGTGGGTGAGGCCCTGATCATGACCGCTATCGGTCTGCTCGTGGCTGTGCCTGCTGTGTTCGCCTACAACTATCTGCAGTCGCGCAACCGCAAGATCGCTTCGATGCTCTCGGGCTTCTCGACCGATCTGCAGGCCAACATCACCTCTAACGGTGCGGTGAAGCCGACCCTGCCGACAGCTGCTAACAAGGCCCCTGCTCCGGCAAAGGCCGCTCCGGCGAAGGCAGCTCCTGCCACCGCGCCGAAGAAGTAA
- the glpX gene encoding class II fructose-bisphosphatase, with translation MNSTGSKEQSVLDRVLVLEMVRVTESAAIAASDLIGRGDEKAADAAAVEAMRRAFDTLYMDGTVVIGEGERDEAPMLYIGEKVGGAPGKGPKIDIALDPLEGTTITAKAGPNALAVLAAAEEGCLLNAPDVYMDKIAVGPGYPADVISLDKSVTENVEAVAAAKGVEPKDIIVCVLDRPRHADLIAELRGLGCGVALIGDGDVAGVIATTDQDTTIDMYMGQGGAPEGVLAAAALRCVGGQFNGRLVFRNDDERARAAKWGIEDLDRVYKLEDLAKGDCIFAATGVTEGSLLSGVKRLKRPNGDRVMTTESVVMRASSGTVRWIKGEHRL, from the coding sequence ATGAATTCGACGGGTTCAAAAGAGCAGAGCGTACTTGACCGGGTACTGGTGCTGGAGATGGTGCGCGTCACCGAAAGCGCCGCGATTGCCGCATCCGATCTGATTGGTCGCGGGGACGAGAAAGCCGCTGACGCCGCGGCCGTGGAGGCCATGCGCCGCGCCTTCGATACCCTCTACATGGATGGCACCGTGGTGATCGGTGAAGGCGAGCGCGATGAAGCGCCGATGCTCTACATCGGTGAGAAAGTCGGCGGCGCGCCGGGCAAAGGACCCAAGATCGACATTGCTCTCGATCCGCTGGAAGGCACGACCATCACCGCAAAGGCTGGCCCGAATGCGCTCGCCGTACTGGCTGCAGCCGAAGAAGGCTGCCTGCTCAACGCTCCCGATGTCTATATGGACAAGATCGCCGTCGGTCCGGGTTATCCCGCAGACGTGATCAGCCTCGACAAGAGCGTTACCGAGAATGTCGAAGCTGTTGCTGCTGCCAAAGGCGTCGAGCCCAAGGACATTATCGTCTGCGTGCTTGATCGTCCCCGCCATGCCGACCTGATTGCAGAGCTGCGCGGTCTCGGCTGCGGTGTCGCCCTGATTGGCGATGGCGATGTAGCCGGTGTGATCGCTACGACCGATCAGGACACCACGATCGACATGTATATGGGCCAGGGCGGAGCACCCGAGGGCGTGCTCGCAGCAGCCGCGCTTCGCTGCGTGGGTGGCCAGTTCAACGGTCGCCTCGTCTTCCGCAACGATGATGAGCGCGCCCGTGCCGCAAAATGGGGCATTGAGGATTTGGACCGGGTCTACAAGCTGGAAGATCTCGCCAAGGGCGATTGCATCTTTGCTGCGACCGGCGTCACCGAAGGATCGCTACTTTCCGGCGTGAAGCGCCTGAAGCGTCCCAATGGCGACCGCGTGATGACGACCGAAAGCGTTGTGATGCGCGCAAGTTCAGGGACGGTCCGCTGGATCAAAGGTGAGCACCGGCTCTGA
- a CDS encoding ExbD/TolR family protein, translated as MAIQLGGEETPMSDINTTPLVDVMLVLLIIFLIAVPVAIQTVEELRIPIIETQESDDKVENLLITVTTTDAQGRTPDTIRSGFTGATRDGECRVFLNNTTLVDSTELYDRAFERLDAIVQRAGGPEAIMADPELIPQVHIRGDVNAPWRCVAGTIFNVQAAGYPTVAFISNPVDPEG; from the coding sequence ATGGCAATTCAGTTGGGCGGCGAAGAGACACCGATGTCCGACATCAACACGACGCCGCTCGTCGACGTCATGTTGGTGCTTCTGATCATCTTCCTGATCGCGGTTCCGGTGGCCATCCAGACCGTCGAAGAACTGCGGATCCCGATCATCGAGACGCAGGAATCGGACGACAAGGTCGAAAACCTGCTGATTACCGTGACCACGACGGATGCACAGGGCCGTACGCCCGACACCATCCGCAGCGGTTTCACCGGTGCCACGCGTGATGGCGAGTGCCGCGTGTTCCTCAACAACACCACGCTGGTGGACTCGACAGAACTGTACGATCGGGCATTCGAACGTCTCGATGCCATCGTTCAGCGCGCAGGTGGCCCAGAAGCTATCATGGCCGATCCGGAGCTGATCCCGCAGGTCCATATCCGTGGTGACGTGAACGCGCCATGGCGCTGCGTCGCAGGAACGATTTTCAACGTGCAGGCCGCCGGTTATCCGACCGTCGCCTTCATCTCGAACCCGGTTGACCCTGAAGGCTGA